One genomic region from Bradyrhizobium icense encodes:
- a CDS encoding ABC transporter ATP-binding protein, giving the protein MEAGQVKRPKGHLYSTDDERREVSRLLKIDSLQTYFFSAAGVVKAVDGISFDVNQGETIAIVGESGCGKSVSALSILRLVADPPGRIIGGSIRFRDRDLLKLSDEEIREVRGKDIAMVFQEPMTSLNPVLTIGRQLTETMEQHLDMTRDQAVARAIELLGMVGISDPERRLRQYPHHFSGGMRQRVMIAMALCCEPKLIIADEPTTALDVTVQAQILELMKDLTQRLGVALIIITHNLGIVARYADRVNVMYAGRIIESGTAHDIYHHPHHPYTLALLRSVPRMDQPRRARLDPVEGQPPDLSRLGAGCSFHPRCGFAIARCTTQSPPLERIDGGDHLAACFEADNVARSMARSS; this is encoded by the coding sequence ATGGAGGCGGGTCAGGTCAAGCGGCCGAAAGGCCATCTGTACAGTACCGATGACGAGAGGCGCGAGGTGTCCAGGCTTCTCAAGATAGACAGTTTGCAAACCTACTTCTTCTCGGCGGCCGGTGTGGTCAAGGCTGTCGACGGTATCAGCTTTGATGTCAATCAGGGCGAGACGATAGCTATCGTTGGCGAGTCTGGATGCGGCAAGTCCGTCAGCGCGCTCTCGATCCTGCGGCTGGTCGCCGATCCGCCCGGCCGTATCATTGGCGGCAGCATTCGCTTCCGGGACAGAGACCTTCTCAAGCTGAGCGATGAGGAAATCCGAGAGGTCCGAGGCAAAGACATTGCCATGGTGTTTCAGGAGCCGATGACTTCGCTCAATCCGGTACTGACGATCGGGAGACAGCTCACCGAGACCATGGAGCAGCACCTCGACATGACCCGGGACCAAGCGGTCGCGCGTGCGATCGAGCTGTTGGGCATGGTGGGGATATCGGATCCGGAGCGTCGACTGAGGCAGTATCCGCATCACTTCAGCGGCGGCATGCGCCAACGCGTGATGATCGCCATGGCCTTGTGCTGCGAGCCCAAGCTGATCATCGCCGACGAACCGACAACGGCGCTCGACGTGACCGTTCAGGCGCAGATTCTCGAGCTGATGAAGGATCTGACGCAGCGCCTGGGCGTGGCGCTGATCATCATCACCCACAATCTTGGCATCGTCGCGCGCTATGCTGACAGGGTCAATGTCATGTACGCGGGCAGGATCATCGAGAGTGGAACCGCGCACGACATCTATCACCATCCCCACCATCCATACACGCTGGCACTGCTGCGTTCGGTACCGCGCATGGATCAGCCGCGCCGGGCTCGGCTCGATCCGGTGGAGGGACAGCCGCCCGACCTTTCGCGCCTCGGCGCCGGCTGCTCGTTCCATCCGCGCTGCGGCTTTGCGATTGCGCGCTGCACGACTCAGTCGCCTCCCTTGGAGCGGATCGATGGCGGCGATCATCTCGCGGCATGCTTTGAGGCGGACAACGTAGCCCGATCGATGGCGAGGTCGTCATGA
- a CDS encoding GntP family permease: MGLLGILIGLGLLILFAYRGWSVLLLAPLAALVAALFSREPLLAHWTQTFMVSAAGFLAQFFSLFLLGALFGKLMEDSGSVAAIADFMTQRLGTRRAVLAVVLAGALVTYGGVSLFVAFFVLAPMAHELFRNAGIPRRLMPAAIVLGTSTFTMSALPGTPSIQNAIPMPFFGTTPFAAPGLGILASLIMLGFGLWWLNREVANSKRNGEGFGDGVPMPSARLATDEKLRERATTAREFDPAEIVHGAVTDAPPSVALAALPLIVVIIVNLAMALLILPALDTRFLAEARWGETSLAAVGGVWAVITALACAIVTVLAVSHRRLPALRATMDAGANAAVLPALSVASLVGFGAVVAAMPAFDVVRDTVLGIGGGPLVSLAVATNVLAALTGSASGGLTIALDALGATYMTRATEIGLDPGLLHRVAVISSGTLDSLPHNGAVVTLLAVCGSTHRDSYRDIVIVGIVGALIALVAVIALGSVAGSF; encoded by the coding sequence TTGGGACTTCTCGGCATCCTGATCGGCCTTGGCCTGCTGATATTGTTCGCCTATCGGGGCTGGAGCGTGCTGCTGCTCGCGCCGCTCGCCGCGCTGGTTGCCGCGCTGTTTTCCCGTGAGCCGCTGCTGGCTCACTGGACCCAGACCTTCATGGTCAGCGCGGCAGGCTTTCTGGCCCAGTTCTTTTCGCTGTTTCTGCTCGGCGCCCTGTTCGGCAAACTGATGGAAGACAGCGGCTCTGTCGCCGCGATCGCGGACTTCATGACGCAGCGGCTGGGTACGCGGCGGGCTGTGCTCGCGGTGGTGCTTGCCGGAGCGCTCGTCACATATGGCGGCGTCAGTCTGTTTGTTGCCTTTTTCGTGCTCGCGCCGATGGCGCATGAGCTGTTTCGCAACGCCGGCATCCCGCGACGACTGATGCCGGCGGCGATTGTGCTCGGCACCTCCACCTTCACCATGTCGGCGCTGCCCGGCACGCCATCGATCCAGAACGCGATCCCGATGCCGTTCTTCGGCACCACGCCATTCGCCGCGCCCGGCCTTGGCATTCTGGCATCGTTGATCATGCTGGGTTTCGGCCTGTGGTGGCTCAACCGCGAAGTGGCCAACTCAAAAAGAAACGGCGAAGGCTTCGGCGACGGCGTGCCGATGCCTTCCGCCCGTCTTGCCACCGACGAAAAGCTGCGCGAACGCGCCACCACGGCGCGGGAGTTCGATCCTGCGGAGATCGTGCACGGTGCGGTGACCGACGCTCCGCCGTCGGTTGCACTCGCCGCACTTCCGCTCATTGTGGTGATTATCGTCAATCTCGCGATGGCGCTGCTCATCCTGCCGGCGCTGGACACCCGCTTTCTCGCCGAAGCTCGCTGGGGCGAGACGTCGCTCGCAGCCGTCGGCGGCGTATGGGCGGTGATCACAGCCCTCGCCTGTGCGATCGTGACGGTTCTCGCCGTCAGCCATCGGCGATTGCCGGCCCTGCGTGCAACCATGGACGCCGGCGCCAACGCCGCCGTACTGCCGGCCCTGAGCGTTGCGAGCCTGGTCGGCTTCGGCGCCGTGGTGGCGGCAATGCCCGCCTTCGATGTCGTGCGCGATACCGTGCTCGGCATCGGCGGCGGGCCGCTGGTCTCGCTCGCGGTGGCGACCAACGTGCTCGCCGCGCTCACGGGGTCGGCATCGGGCGGGCTGACCATTGCGCTCGACGCACTCGGGGCGACGTATATGACGCGCGCGACGGAGATCGGACTCGATCCCGGGCTGCTGCATCGCGTGGCGGTGATCAGTTCGGGTACGCTAGACAGCCTGCCGCACAACGGCGCGGTCGTCACGCTGCTCGCCGTCTGCGGATCGACGCACCGGGACAGCTATCGCGACATCGTCATCGTCGGCATCGTCGGCGCACTCATCGCCCTCGTTGCCGTCATCGCGCTCGGCTCGGTGGCGGGATCGTTCTGA
- a CDS encoding patatin-like phospholipase family protein — protein sequence MDETAREPVLVDLALQGGGSHGAFTWGVLDRLIEEPWLRIEAISGTSAGAMNAALVADGWTQGGADGARAALAAFWRGVSRAAAFSPLQRSPLDRLMGRWTLDTSPAYVAMDLMARVLSPYDLNPLGLNPLRAILAESIDFERLARASIRLFVTATNVRTGRGRIFRNAEITADVLLASACLPTMFQAIEIDGEPFWDGGYAGNPTLTPLVRESDAHDTILVQINPRERPKPPRTANEILNRLNEISFNSPLMKELRMIALLRQVADPGHGEGARWAGMRTHRIMTDALTEFGASSKLNAEWEFVSLLKEEGRRSADAFLKAHAGDLGRRSTADLDALLAEC from the coding sequence ATGGACGAAACAGCGCGCGAACCCGTTCTGGTGGACCTTGCTTTGCAGGGCGGCGGCTCCCACGGCGCCTTCACCTGGGGCGTGCTCGACCGTCTGATCGAGGAGCCGTGGCTGCGGATCGAGGCAATCTCCGGCACGTCGGCGGGCGCAATGAATGCAGCCCTGGTGGCCGACGGGTGGACGCAAGGCGGCGCCGATGGCGCGCGGGCGGCGCTCGCGGCCTTTTGGCGAGGCGTGTCGCGCGCTGCCGCGTTCAGCCCGCTGCAGCGCTCGCCGCTCGACCGGCTGATGGGCCGCTGGACGCTCGACACGTCACCCGCCTATGTCGCCATGGACCTGATGGCCCGTGTGCTTTCGCCTTATGATCTCAATCCGCTCGGCCTCAACCCGCTGCGTGCCATCCTCGCCGAAAGCATCGATTTCGAGCGACTGGCCCGGGCATCAATCAGGCTGTTCGTCACCGCGACCAATGTGCGCACCGGCCGCGGCCGCATCTTCCGCAATGCGGAGATCACGGCCGACGTCCTGCTTGCCTCGGCTTGTCTGCCGACCATGTTCCAGGCGATCGAGATCGACGGCGAACCCTTTTGGGATGGCGGCTATGCCGGCAATCCGACCCTCACGCCGCTGGTGCGCGAAAGCGACGCTCACGACACCATCCTGGTGCAGATCAATCCGCGCGAACGACCGAAACCTCCGCGTACGGCGAACGAAATTCTCAACCGCCTCAACGAAATCTCCTTCAACTCGCCGCTAATGAAGGAATTGCGCATGATCGCGCTACTGCGCCAGGTGGCGGACCCCGGACATGGCGAGGGCGCGCGCTGGGCCGGAATGCGCACGCACCGGATCATGACCGACGCACTCACGGAATTCGGCGCATCATCCAAACTCAACGCTGAATGGGAGTTCGTTTCGCTGCTCAAGGAAGAAGGACGCAGGAGCGCCGACGCATTCCTCAAGGCGCATGCTGGCGACCTCGGCCGGCGCTCCACCGCCGATCTCGATGCACTGCTTGCGGAGTGCTGA
- a CDS encoding HdeD family acid-resistance protein: MTSTSDTVKTPQAGSDTAPLRAKWGWIFALGVVYLLAGFIALGSVAMATVVSVLVVGLMMIIAGVAEVFSAFQIKSWGKFLLWVLLGVLYIIAGFVTFQNPLLAAVLLTLVLGASLVVSGIMRIVLAFSMKREMPWIWVALSGVITLLLGVLILVRWPVSSLYILGLFLAIDLIMAGAGWIGLGFGLRRAR; the protein is encoded by the coding sequence ATGACCAGCACCTCAGACACCGTAAAGACCCCTCAGGCCGGTTCGGATACGGCACCGCTACGCGCCAAGTGGGGGTGGATCTTCGCACTCGGCGTCGTCTATCTGCTCGCCGGGTTTATCGCGCTCGGCAGCGTCGCAATGGCCACCGTCGTCAGCGTCCTCGTGGTCGGCCTGATGATGATCATCGCCGGCGTCGCAGAGGTGTTTAGCGCCTTCCAGATCAAGAGCTGGGGCAAATTCCTGCTCTGGGTTCTGCTTGGCGTGCTCTACATCATCGCCGGCTTCGTCACGTTCCAGAATCCCCTGCTTGCCGCAGTGCTGCTAACCCTCGTTCTCGGCGCATCGCTGGTGGTCTCGGGCATCATGCGGATCGTGCTGGCCTTCAGCATGAAACGAGAAATGCCCTGGATCTGGGTCGCGCTATCCGGCGTGATCACGCTTCTGCTCGGCGTACTGATCCTGGTGCGCTGGCCGGTTTCGAGTCTCTATATTCTCGGCCTGTTCCTCGCTATCGATCTCATCATGGCCGGCGCTGGTTGGATCGGGCTCGGCTTCGGCCTGCGCCGCGCTCGCTGA
- the radC gene encoding RadC family protein: protein MPAKTSDKPDQPAETPHYHGHRERLRERFYGAGPEALSDYELLEMALFPALPRRDTKPLAKALLKKFGSFAEVIHAPVARLREVDGIGEASINQIKLLAAAASRIAKGEIKRKIALSSWNDVIEYCRSGMAFADKEQFRLLFLDKRNQLIADEVQQTGTVDHTPVYPREVIKRALELSATALILVHNHPSGDPTPSQADIHMTKAIIQIATPLGISVHDHIIVGKNGHTSLKGMRLI from the coding sequence ATGCCTGCCAAGACCAGCGACAAGCCCGATCAACCCGCAGAGACGCCGCACTACCACGGCCATCGCGAGCGGCTGCGCGAGCGGTTTTACGGCGCGGGGCCTGAGGCGCTGAGCGACTATGAGCTGCTCGAGATGGCGCTGTTTCCGGCCCTGCCCCGGCGCGACACCAAGCCGCTGGCGAAAGCGCTGCTGAAGAAATTCGGCTCGTTCGCCGAGGTCATTCACGCGCCGGTGGCGCGCCTGCGCGAGGTCGACGGCATCGGCGAGGCCTCGATCAACCAGATCAAGCTGCTCGCCGCCGCCGCGAGCCGGATCGCGAAAGGCGAGATCAAGCGCAAGATTGCGCTCTCCTCCTGGAACGACGTGATCGAGTATTGCCGGAGCGGCATGGCGTTCGCCGACAAGGAGCAGTTCCGCCTGCTGTTCCTCGACAAGCGCAATCAACTGATCGCCGACGAGGTGCAGCAGACCGGCACCGTCGACCACACGCCGGTCTATCCCCGCGAGGTGATCAAACGCGCGCTCGAACTGTCAGCGACTGCGCTGATTCTAGTGCACAATCATCCGAGCGGCGATCCGACGCCGTCGCAAGCCGACATACACATGACCAAGGCCATCATCCAGATCGCCACCCCGCTCGGCATTTCCGTGCACGACCACATCATCGTCGGCAAGAACGGTCACACGAGCCTGAAGGGGATGCGGCTGATCTAG
- the map gene encoding type I methionyl aminopeptidase has protein sequence MSYIEATDTSLRKTGQIKLHGASGFAGMRKAGALVAKCLDELTDVVTAGVPTSRIDEFVRDFAFSHGAYPATLMYRGYRYSTCTSINHVVCHGMPGDRALKEGDIVNIDVTFIVDGWYGDSSRMYVIAPIARKAERLIEVTYEAMMRGIAAVKPGATTGDIGHAIQSFVEPQGMSVVRDFCGHGLGRMFHDEPNIIHIGRPGEGVMLKPGMFFTIEPMINLGKPHVKILSDGWTAVTRDRSLSAQFEHSVGVTATGVEIFTLSERNGEKPLATT, from the coding sequence ATGAGCTATATCGAAGCCACCGACACCTCCTTGCGAAAAACCGGCCAGATCAAGCTGCATGGCGCCAGCGGCTTCGCCGGCATGCGCAAGGCCGGTGCGCTGGTAGCCAAATGCCTCGACGAGCTCACCGACGTCGTCACCGCCGGCGTCCCGACGTCGCGGATCGACGAGTTCGTGCGCGACTTCGCCTTCAGCCATGGCGCCTATCCGGCGACGCTGATGTATCGCGGCTACCGCTACTCGACCTGCACCTCGATCAATCACGTGGTCTGCCACGGCATGCCGGGCGATCGCGCGCTGAAGGAAGGCGACATCGTCAATATCGACGTCACCTTCATCGTCGACGGCTGGTACGGCGATTCCAGCCGGATGTATGTGATTGCTCCGATCGCCCGCAAGGCCGAGCGGCTGATCGAGGTCACCTATGAGGCGATGATGCGCGGCATCGCCGCAGTGAAGCCCGGCGCCACCACCGGCGACATCGGCCATGCCATCCAGAGTTTTGTCGAGCCGCAGGGCATGAGCGTGGTGCGCGATTTCTGCGGCCATGGCCTCGGGCGCATGTTCCACGACGAGCCCAACATCATCCATATCGGCCGTCCCGGCGAAGGCGTGATGCTCAAGCCCGGCATGTTCTTCACCATCGAGCCGATGATCAATCTCGGCAAGCCGCATGTGAAGATCCTGTCCGACGGCTGGACCGCGGTGACCCGCGACCGCTCGCTTTCGGCGCAGTTCGAGCATTCGGTCGGCGTCACTGCGACCGGCGTCGAAATTTTTACGCTGTCAGAGCGCAACGGCGAGAAGCCGCTGGCGACGACCTGA
- a CDS encoding mechanosensitive ion channel family protein, with protein MDLKEIIEILHSAARSVGAEVTSPWFYLQLGLILTAAGIAWAGAAAVRSRIDVSSVAMGWPAPFRLFVRVLVGSTATAVFALLMTLTRGVMIASTWPSRSYLLAVAAKLAFAWLVINLITSVIRNTFVVRLVSISAWLVVALSILGQLEPVVEALDSVSIVLGDLRLTPLLLIKLGALLIVALWLTNIASNFVEGRITRSGDLTPSIQVLLVKIVRFTLMAFAVAVALSAVGINLAALAVFTGAAGVGIGLGLQKIVANFISGIILLVDKSVKPGDLVTIGDNTGRISTMKTRYISVAAGDGREFLIPNEDLVTQKVVNWTYTDKNTLVKVLFSTNYDADPRAVCKLAIDIAGAVPRAIKNKPPNCILTEFAEAGMKFSLTFWLPDPDGLDSVKSEVMLALWDAFKREGIRVPYPVREIRVRGGALPVEPVVEVSG; from the coding sequence ATGGATTTGAAAGAGATCATCGAGATCCTGCACAGCGCCGCGCGCTCGGTCGGCGCCGAGGTCACCTCGCCCTGGTTTTATCTGCAACTGGGACTGATCCTGACGGCCGCAGGCATCGCCTGGGCCGGCGCCGCCGCCGTGCGCTCCAGGATAGACGTTTCGTCCGTTGCGATGGGATGGCCGGCGCCTTTCCGGCTGTTCGTCCGCGTGCTGGTCGGCAGCACGGCCACGGCAGTGTTCGCGCTCCTGATGACGCTGACGCGCGGGGTCATGATCGCGTCGACCTGGCCGAGCCGCAGCTATCTGCTGGCGGTTGCCGCCAAGCTCGCCTTCGCGTGGCTGGTCATCAACCTCATCACCTCGGTGATCCGGAATACCTTCGTGGTGCGGCTGGTGTCGATATCGGCCTGGCTGGTGGTGGCCCTGAGCATCCTGGGCCAGCTCGAGCCGGTGGTCGAGGCGCTCGACTCGGTCTCGATCGTGCTCGGCGATCTCAGGCTGACGCCGCTGCTGCTGATCAAGCTTGGCGCGCTCCTGATCGTGGCGTTGTGGCTGACCAACATCGCCAGCAATTTCGTGGAAGGCCGCATCACCCGGTCCGGCGACCTGACTCCATCGATCCAGGTGCTGCTGGTCAAGATCGTCCGGTTCACGCTGATGGCATTCGCCGTCGCGGTTGCCCTGAGCGCGGTCGGCATCAACCTCGCGGCGCTCGCGGTGTTCACCGGCGCGGCCGGTGTCGGTATCGGCCTCGGCCTGCAGAAGATCGTCGCCAACTTCATCAGCGGCATCATCCTCTTGGTCGACAAGTCGGTGAAGCCGGGCGATCTCGTCACGATCGGCGACAACACCGGGCGCATCAGCACGATGAAGACGCGCTACATCTCGGTTGCCGCCGGCGACGGCCGCGAGTTCCTGATCCCGAATGAGGATCTGGTGACGCAGAAGGTCGTGAACTGGACCTATACCGACAAGAACACGCTGGTGAAGGTGCTGTTCAGCACCAACTACGACGCCGATCCGCGGGCGGTATGCAAGCTGGCCATCGACATTGCCGGCGCCGTGCCGCGCGCCATCAAGAACAAGCCCCCGAACTGCATCCTGACCGAATTCGCCGAAGCCGGGATGAAGTTCTCGCTGACCTTCTGGCTGCCCGATCCTGACGGCCTCGACAGCGTCAAGAGCGAGGTGATGCTGGCGCTGTGGGACGCGTTCAAGCGGGAGGGGATCCGTGTTCCCTATCCGGTCCGCGAAATCCGCGTCCGCGGCGGCGCGCTGCCGGTCGAGCCCGTGGTGGAAGTTTCCGGCTAG
- a CDS encoding potassium/proton antiporter yields the protein MTSLDSVSIAIFLGAVLVMAGILSSLLALRFGAPLLLVFLLIGMLAGDAGPGQLSFNDVRTTYLVGSVALALILFDGGLRTKFQSIRTVLAPSMVLATIGVLLTALITAPVAKYVLDLNWTESLLVGAVVASTDAAAVFLLVHTQGLRLRPRVGATLEAESGTNDPIAIFLTLMLVEFISIGQSSAGHVVFELAREGLLGAFVGVIGGRLVVLALNRMALPQGLHAPFVTTAALVIFGVAQIAHASGFLAVYLAGIVVGNRPTRAHNSVITFLDAATWLAQIVMFVLLGLLSSPQRLMDSVGPAVIVALALMLLARPIAVLLCLVPFRFNWREKIFIAWTGLRGAVAIFLASIPMLVGLPKAYLYFDVAFVVVIISLLLQGWTLAPAARWLHVALPRVDRGPRRVELDLPGQLEQQLVGYPVRAKSLYFRRGLTPSWSKPTLVIRDERILSPAEADPIEAGDYVYLLAPPEKAEALDRFFVDMPPSTAPDPHLLGDFIVSGEHTLGELAEVYGVAISEDQAKLTLSDYFDIHLDHAPKEGADLALDPIVLVARNISGGRVNVVGLRLPEDEEEGVPLTRGQAFKRKLAEIWSSVAGV from the coding sequence ATGACTTCTCTCGACTCGGTCAGTATCGCCATCTTTCTGGGTGCCGTTCTGGTGATGGCGGGCATCCTTTCCAGCCTGCTTGCGCTGCGCTTCGGGGCGCCGCTGCTGCTGGTGTTCCTGCTGATCGGCATGCTGGCGGGCGATGCGGGGCCGGGCCAGCTCAGCTTCAACGACGTTCGCACGACCTATCTGGTCGGCTCGGTGGCGCTGGCGCTGATCCTGTTCGACGGTGGGCTACGCACCAAGTTTCAGAGCATTCGCACGGTGCTTGCGCCATCGATGGTGTTGGCGACCATCGGCGTATTGCTCACCGCGCTGATTACCGCGCCCGTCGCCAAATACGTGCTCGACCTGAACTGGACCGAGTCGCTGCTGGTCGGCGCGGTGGTGGCGTCGACCGATGCCGCCGCGGTATTTCTGCTCGTCCACACGCAGGGCCTGCGCCTCCGCCCGCGAGTCGGGGCTACGCTGGAAGCGGAATCCGGCACCAACGATCCGATCGCGATCTTCCTCACCTTGATGCTGGTCGAATTCATTTCCATCGGTCAAAGCTCGGCCGGACATGTCGTATTCGAACTCGCCCGCGAAGGTCTGCTCGGCGCTTTCGTCGGCGTGATCGGCGGCCGCCTGGTGGTGTTGGCGCTCAACCGCATGGCGCTGCCGCAGGGCCTGCATGCACCCTTCGTCACCACGGCCGCACTGGTGATTTTTGGCGTGGCGCAGATCGCGCATGCCTCGGGCTTTCTTGCGGTCTATCTCGCCGGCATCGTCGTCGGCAACCGGCCGACGCGGGCGCATAATTCGGTGATCACTTTTCTCGACGCCGCGACCTGGCTGGCGCAGATCGTGATGTTTGTCCTGCTCGGACTCCTCTCGTCGCCGCAGCGTTTGATGGACAGCGTCGGTCCGGCCGTGATCGTGGCGCTGGCGCTGATGCTGCTAGCGCGCCCGATCGCGGTGTTGCTGTGCCTCGTACCGTTCCGGTTCAACTGGCGGGAAAAGATATTCATCGCCTGGACCGGCCTGCGTGGCGCGGTCGCGATCTTTCTCGCCTCGATCCCGATGCTGGTCGGATTGCCAAAAGCCTATCTCTATTTCGACGTCGCCTTTGTCGTCGTCATCATCTCGCTCTTGCTGCAGGGCTGGACACTGGCGCCGGCGGCGCGCTGGCTGCACGTGGCGCTGCCACGCGTCGATCGCGGGCCGCGGCGTGTCGAGCTCGATCTGCCGGGCCAGCTCGAGCAGCAACTGGTCGGCTATCCGGTACGGGCGAAGAGCCTGTATTTCCGCCGTGGCCTCACGCCATCCTGGTCGAAGCCGACGCTCGTCATCCGGGACGAGCGGATTCTCTCGCCTGCCGAGGCCGATCCGATCGAAGCCGGTGACTACGTCTATCTGCTGGCACCGCCGGAAAAAGCCGAGGCGCTGGATCGCTTCTTTGTCGACATGCCGCCGAGCACGGCGCCCGACCCGCATCTGCTCGGCGATTTCATCGTGTCGGGCGAGCACACGCTGGGTGAGCTGGCGGAGGTCTATGGCGTCGCCATCAGCGAGGATCAGGCCAAGCTGACGCTGTCGGATTATTTCGATATTCATCTCGATCACGCGCCGAAAGAAGGCGCGGATCTGGCGCTGGATCCCATCGTCCTTGTCGCGCGCAATATCAGTGGCGGCCGCG